The Chthoniobacterales bacterium genome includes a region encoding these proteins:
- the grpE gene encoding nucleotide exchange factor GrpE produces MTDSVPTPTNEEAAAAAAEANAAPASDTPELDALRADFEKFKDLYVRSQADLDNFRKRTAREREEAIRYANSSLLERLLPVLDNFELGLEAAKQSTGAESILQGMSMVQKQLQDFLKDSGVEPIEAVGTPFDPNFHEAIGQEASGEVAADLVLRQLRRGYKLRDRLLRPATVIVSKGAA; encoded by the coding sequence ATGACCGACTCCGTCCCAACTCCGACCAACGAAGAGGCCGCCGCTGCTGCTGCTGAAGCCAACGCCGCCCCCGCCTCGGACACGCCGGAACTCGACGCCCTGCGCGCGGACTTCGAGAAGTTCAAGGACCTCTACGTCCGCAGCCAGGCCGACCTCGACAACTTCCGCAAACGCACCGCCCGCGAGCGCGAGGAAGCCATCCGCTACGCCAACAGCTCGCTCCTCGAGCGCCTGCTCCCCGTGCTCGACAATTTCGAGCTCGGTCTGGAAGCCGCGAAGCAATCGACCGGCGCGGAAAGCATTCTCCAGGGGATGTCCATGGTGCAGAAGCAGCTGCAGGACTTCCTCAAGGACAGCGGCGTCGAGCCCATCGAGGCCGTCGGCACGCCGTTCGATCCGAATTTTCACGAGGCGATCGGGCAGGAGGCCAGCGGCGAAGTCGCCGCCGATCTCGTGCTGCGCCAGCTCCGCCGCGGCTACAAGCTCCGCGACCGCCTGCTCCGTCCCGCGACCGTCATCGTCTCGAAAGGGGCCGCGTAA
- a CDS encoding GAF domain-containing SpoIIE family protein phosphatase — protein sequence MNWSLLFFVLFIASATAGVVAFTILAARLGRVERARHEIELEEGRVFEFLHSLGEAFAEGVRSAELHRLIVESATRILDAQGGAIYLADRNDAAMVPAFLSKGCPPLVEVPRHILEQGANTSIAVESYVRLHTIKPNEGLIGTAWQSPEPTIAGAADLVDFNLHRERSIQLGSALLGALVYRRKVLGVLAVTAPPGAAPFDKADVKVFHTICEQSAFALYNEVVYLEANEKKRLDHDLEIAREIQSILLPSDPPPVPGYEISGLNIPARQVSGDYFDYLVIDENRTGVAVADVSGKGVPASLIMAMCRSVIRSQAPAKTSPADLLKQVNRQLYPDIKEDMFISMAYLVLNGQSGDVTMARAGHDPPYVYRAATGRVESLNPKGMALGIDSGEVFDRVCADLEFKLEPGDFVLLYTDGATEALDAEGDEFGAERLVRALQASATGNAANVIRRLTDDLKTFVGNSPQHDDITLIAIRKL from the coding sequence TCGCCTTCACGATCCTCGCGGCGCGACTCGGCCGCGTCGAACGCGCACGTCACGAGATCGAGCTCGAGGAAGGCCGCGTCTTCGAATTTCTCCACAGCCTCGGTGAAGCCTTTGCCGAGGGCGTGCGCTCGGCCGAGCTTCATCGTCTCATCGTCGAGAGCGCGACGCGCATCCTCGATGCGCAGGGCGGCGCCATTTATCTCGCCGACCGCAACGACGCCGCCATGGTGCCGGCCTTTCTTTCGAAGGGATGCCCGCCACTGGTCGAGGTGCCCCGTCACATTCTCGAGCAAGGCGCGAACACTTCCATCGCCGTCGAGAGCTACGTCCGCCTTCACACCATCAAGCCGAACGAAGGACTCATCGGCACGGCATGGCAGAGCCCGGAACCGACCATCGCCGGCGCCGCGGATCTCGTGGACTTCAACCTTCACCGCGAGCGCTCGATCCAGCTCGGCTCTGCGCTGCTCGGCGCGCTTGTCTACCGCCGCAAGGTGCTCGGCGTGCTGGCCGTCACCGCTCCTCCCGGTGCCGCCCCGTTCGACAAGGCCGACGTGAAGGTCTTCCACACGATTTGCGAGCAATCCGCCTTCGCCCTCTACAACGAGGTCGTCTATCTCGAGGCGAACGAGAAGAAACGCCTCGATCACGATCTCGAGATCGCCCGCGAGATCCAGAGCATCCTGCTGCCGTCCGATCCTCCGCCCGTGCCCGGCTACGAAATCAGCGGATTGAACATTCCCGCCCGCCAGGTCAGCGGCGACTATTTCGATTACCTCGTCATCGATGAAAACCGCACGGGCGTCGCCGTCGCCGACGTCTCGGGCAAGGGCGTGCCGGCCTCGCTCATCATGGCCATGTGCCGGAGCGTCATTCGCAGCCAGGCCCCCGCGAAAACCTCGCCGGCCGACCTGCTCAAGCAGGTGAACCGCCAGCTTTACCCCGACATCAAGGAAGACATGTTCATCAGCATGGCCTACCTCGTGCTGAACGGGCAATCCGGCGACGTCACCATGGCCCGCGCCGGCCACGATCCGCCCTACGTCTACCGCGCGGCCACGGGCCGCGTGGAAAGCCTCAACCCCAAGGGCATGGCCCTCGGAATTGACAGCGGGGAGGTGTTCGATAGAGTTTGCGCCGACTTGGAATTCAAGCTCGAGCCGGGCGACTTCGTCCTGCTCTACACCGACGGCGCCACCGAGGCTCTCGACGCGGAGGGCGATGAATTCGGCGCAGAACGTCTCGTGCGGGCTCTCCAGGCCAGCGCGACCGGAAATGCGGCGAACGTCATTCGCCGTCTCACCGACGACCTGAAGACCTTCGTCGGCAATTCTCCGCAACATGACGACATCACTTTGATAGCTATTCGCAAACTATGA